The Desulfovibrio sp. JC010 nucleotide sequence TGACTACTGAGGAATATGATCCTTTTGTGCGGGAACTGGCGGAATCCGTGGGTTTGATGATGGTTCGTATTGAGGCCCGCGAGTTCGCTCTTGAACAGGCCAATGACGATCTTAAGTGTAATATTGTGGCGACCATCAAGGCTGTGGCGCGCGGACTCAGTTTGCGTGATCCGTATACCCGTGGACATGCGGAACGGGTCGGGCTTTATTGCGAGCGGCTGGCCCGGCGTATGGATTTGCCTGAAGACGAAATCTGGACCATGCATGTGGCCGGGACTCTGCATGATATCGGCAAGATCGGATTCAGTGACCGCTTGATCCAGAATGTGGATACCAAGGTGGATGCGGACATGCTGGCTGAGATCAAGCAGCACCCGGAATGGGGATTCAGGATGCTGCGCGGGCTGGAATTTCTCGGTCCGGCTTTGGAATACGTGCGTTCGCATCATGAACGGCTGGACGGCACCGGTTACCCCAACGGCCTTGCGGGTAATGAAATCAAGACCGGTTCACGTATTTTATCCATTGCCGATGTATTTGACGCAGTAACCACCACCCGCACTTATCAGCAGGCCATGGATCTCGGGAAAGCCTTCTCCATCCTGCGCAAGCTGGCCGGACCGTCACTTGACCCGGAACTGGTGGAGCTTTTCATTGTTGAGATTGAAGAGCATGGTCTTGAAGATGTGGAAGATAATTTCAGCACCTGCACCATGGGAAAATCAGCCCATTCTGACGAAGCCACAAAAAATAATTAAGAACCATTCCTAATTTGCTTGCCTTCTGTGGGGAAATGCTTATTCTCTCCCTTCGTGTTAATTTTTCCTTAACAATCGCTCAGCACGGCGAAGGCATATTTCATGAAAAAAAATTCCATACATATTGAAGGTGCGCGTCAGCACAACCTTAAAAATTTAGACCTTGATATACCCCGCGACCAGCTGGTTGTGGTCTGCGGCCCTTCGGGGTCCGGTAAATCCACCTTATCTTTCGACATTGTTTACGCTGAAGGGCAGCGTAGGTATGTGGAATCCCTTTCCGCCTATGCCCGCCAGTTTCTGCCGCAGCTGGACAAGCCGAAAGTGGATAAGATCGAGGGGCTTTCCCCGGCCATTTCTCTGGAACAGCAATCCACCTCGCGCAACCCGCGCTCGACAGTGGGTACGGTGACCGAGATTTATGACTTCCTGCGTGTCTTTTTTGCCCGGCTGGGTAAATTCCACTGTCCGGAATGCGGTATCCCCATTGAAGCACAGACCTCGGACCAGATTCTGGACCGGATCATGTCCTTTGGTGAAGGCACCAAATTTATGCTCATGGCCCCGCTGGTGGACCACCAGAAGGGGACTCATAAGGATTTGCTTAAGAAGCTGAAAAAAGAAGGGTTCGTGCGTGTGCGCGTGGACGGTCAGGTCTATACCATTGACGATGTACCGGACCTTGAGAAGAATAAAAAACATAATATCGATCTGGTGGTGGACCGCCTTGTAATCAAGGGCGACATGAAAAAGCGGCTGGGTGATTCACTGGAACTGGCCCTGCGCTACGGAGATGAATCCATAGTGGTCTCCATCATCGGCGGCGAGGATGTTTATCTTTCGACCATGTCCACCTGTCCTTCGTGTAAAATCAGCATGCCCAAGCTTTCCCCGCAGCTGTTCTCGTTCAACAGTCCGCAGGGAGCCTGTTCGCTTTGTTCCGGCATCGGCAGCGTTGAATATTACGAGCCGGAACTGCTGGCCCCCAACAAGGGCCTTTCGCTGAAAACCGGGGCGGTCATCCCGTGGAAATCCCCGAAAATGTTCGAACGCTACGAACTTGATTTCAAGCAGCTGGGCAAAAAATACGGCTTTAAAGTGGATACCCCGTTGGCTGAATTTTCCGCAGCCGCGCATAAAGCACTTTTCTATGGTGATAAGGAACTTGGCTGGGAAGGCGTGGTCGATCTGCTTGAGGTGGGCCATAAT carries:
- a CDS encoding HD-GYP domain-containing protein, translated to MPDSANGLILIRVNAICSAVTPSNRLDSHMKGLTELMTCIQEISGGNYSNDIMHLTTEEYDPFVRELAESVGLMMVRIEAREFALEQANDDLKCNIVATIKAVARGLSLRDPYTRGHAERVGLYCERLARRMDLPEDEIWTMHVAGTLHDIGKIGFSDRLIQNVDTKVDADMLAEIKQHPEWGFRMLRGLEFLGPALEYVRSHHERLDGTGYPNGLAGNEIKTGSRILSIADVFDAVTTTRTYQQAMDLGKAFSILRKLAGPSLDPELVELFIVEIEEHGLEDVEDNFSTCTMGKSAHSDEATKNN